The DNA window TGCGGACGGTGTCCTTCTTCTGTTCTTCTGCTGGTCTTTGCGGTATCTCGTCAGCCATGGAATAACCCTCCGAAGTGCTGGATAAACATACGCGTCCGCCTGCGGCGCTGTCAAATTGTTTCTCCCCATCGAACGGATGATGTTGCCAGTAGTGATGCTTCGAAGATGGGCACTCATAGGGCGACAATTTGGGAAACTTTCGGTAGTGTGGACGCCATGGCCACGCCCGCACCCGCTTTGATCTCCGCCAACGGATTGGTCCTCGCTTATGGGGCCGCGCCGTTGCTGGAAGAGGTCACGTTGTCCGTCGCGCCCGGCGAGAAGGTTGGGCTGGTTGGGCGGAATGGGTGCGGGAAGACGAGCCTGCTGAAAATCCTGGCGGGCGAGGTGACCGCCGATGCCGGGGAGATTTCCCGGCGACGCGGGTTGCGGGTCGGTTATCTGCCACAGGAGTTCGAACTGGATGGCAACCGGACCGTGCGACAGAACATCGAAGACGGCGCGGCGGACCTGTTGGACTGGATTGCGCGGTACGAGGCGGGTACCGGCAGCGACGACGAGCTGGCGGAATTGTTGCACCAAATCGAGGGCGCTGATGGTTGGAACCTGTCCTCACGGATTAACGCCAGCACGACCGCCCTGGGTGCGCCGCCACTGGATGCGTTGGTCGGCCCGCTTTCCGGGGGCGAGAAACGGCGGGTGGCGCTGTGCCGGGCGCTAGCGGCACAACCGGATTTGCTTTTGTTAGACGAACCAACCAATCATCTCGACGCGGAATCGATTCGCTGGCTCGAAGAGTTTCTCCAACGGTTTGCGGGCGCAGTGATCTTCGTGACACACGACCGGTACTTCCTTGATGTCATTGCCACGCGGATCATCGAACTTGACGGTGGCCGTTGTTACTCGCATCCCGGCAACTACACGGCGTACCTGGAATCCAAGGCGATTCGGCAACAGATCGCCGAGCAGTCGGAACGCCGCCGCCAACGATTTCTGCGGATTGAATTGGAATGGGTGCGCGCCGGTGTCCGGGCGCAGCGTTCGAAATCGCATCACCGGTTGGACGCGTTCTACCAGGTGGCCGGGCTGGAAGCGCCGCCGGAAGAGCGCGAGATGGATTTGCTGATTCCGCCGGCGCCGAAACTGGGCAACATCGCCGTGGACCTCGAGGATGCCGGCGCAAAGGTGGGCGAACGCTGGCTCTTTCGCAACCTGACTTTTCAGTTGAAGCCCGGGCAGTGTACCGGTGTGGTGGGTCGCAATGGGGTCGGCAAGACCACGCTGCTGCGCCTCTGTCTCGGCGAGCGTCTGCCCGATGGTGGCAGCGTGGTTATCGGGAAGAAGGTGGTGTTCAATTACATCGACCAGGCGCGGATGCAGTTGACCGACACGAACACGGTGTTGAGCGAAGTGGCCGGTGGCAGCGACATGGTGGTGTTCGGTAGCCAGACGATGAGCGCGCGGAGTTATTTGCGGCGGTTCCTGTTTGCCGACGACCGGATGAACGAGCCTGTGGAACATCTCTCGGGCGGTGAACGCGCCCGGCTGATGCTGGCGAAGGTGTTGAAGCGCGGCGGGAACGTGATCGTGCTCGATGAACCGACGAACGACCTCGATTTGCCGAGCTTGCGGATGCTGGAGGAAGCGCTGGCGGATTTCGAGGGCAGCGTGCTGGTGGTCAGTCACGACCGGTATTTTCTCGACCGCATCTGCGACCAGATCGTGGCGTTTGAGGATGGCGGAAGTGTGTTCGTCCAGCCCGGCAATTACTCCTACTATCTGGAGAAGCGCCAGCAACGCGAGCGGGCGCCGGCGCGGATCGCCGAACTAATCGCGACTGCAACCCAACCGCCGCGTCCACGCAAGCTGAGCTTCAAAGAGCAACGCGAATTGGAAGGCATGGAAGCCGCCGTCCTGGCAGCCGAGGCGCGCATGGCGAAGTTGGAGCGAACCTTGAACGAACCCGGTTTCTACGTTACCCGCGCGAAAGAAGCGCCGGCCTTCGTCGCCGAACTCGCTTCCGCCAAAGCCGAGGTGTCCCGGCTTTATGCTCGCTGGGCGGAATTGGATCAAGTCGGCAAGGGATTGGCGTGAACATTCTGTGGTAGGATGCGAATGGTTGCCATGACTGATTTATCCCAGGAAATTGCCCGGCGGAGGACGTTTGCGATCATCTCGCATCCGGATGCTGGCAAGACGACGTTGACGGAGAAGCTGCTGCTGTATGGCGGGGCCGTGCAACTGGCCGGCTCGGTCACCCAGCGCCGACAGCAACGCGCCACGACTTCCGACTGGATGGAACTGGAACGGCAACGCGGGATTTCCATCAGCTCGACCGTTTTGCAGTTTGAGTATGAGAATTATTACATCAACCTCCTCGACACGCCGGGCCACCAGGATTTCTCCGAGGACACCTACCGGGTACTCACCGCGGTCGATGCGGCGGTGATGGTCATCGATGCGGGCAAAGGCATCGAACCGCAGACGCGCAAGTTGTTTGCCGTGTGCCGGCAGCGCGGCGTGCCGATTTTCACTTTCATGAACAAGCTCGACCGACCCGCGCGTGGGCCGCTGGCATTGCTCGATGAGCTGGAGAACGTCCTCGGCATTCACGCCTGCGCGATGAACTGGCCGCTGGGCAATGGGGTCGCTTTCAAGGGCGTATTCGACCGCGCCCGCCAGCAGGTTCATCTCTTCGAGCGCACAGCGGGCGGCATGTACCGCGCCCCGGTCAGCGTACGCGACCTGGCCGACCCGCAGGTGCGCGCGGTGTTGAGCGACAAGGATTATCAAGAGGTCGTTCACGAACTGGAATTGCTCGACGGCGCGGGCGCCGTATTCGATGCTGCGGCGGTGGCGGCGGGCCGGCTCACCCCGGTATTTTTCGGCAGCGCGGTGAACAACTTCGGTGTGCAGTTACTGTTGGACGACTTTCTGGAACACGCCTCGGCGCCGACGCCGCGACGTTCGGGGGAGAGATGGATCGCGCCGGAAGAGGCGGCGTTTTCTGGATTCATCTTCAAGATCCAGGCGAACATGGATCCGCGGCATCGTGACCGGATCGCGTTTGTGCGGGTCGTGTCCGGTAAATTCGAGCGCGATATGATGGCGATTCATACACGCACCGGCAAGAAGGTCCGGCTCGGCAGTTCGCACAAACTTTTCGGGCGCGAACGCGAAACCGTGAATGAGGCCTATCCCGGCGATGTCATCGGACTTGTGGGCCACGACGAATTTGGCATCGGCGACACCCTCAGCACCGACCCAACCATTCAATACGACGAGATACCACAGTTCACCCCCGAATGTTTTGCCTACCTGCGCAATCCATCACCTGCGCATTTCAAGCGGTTCCGGGCGGGACTTGCGCAGCTGTTGCAGGAACGGGTGGTCCAATCCTTCGAGTTACCGGATGCGGCGGAGAAGGTGCCGTTGCTGGCGGCGGTGGGGCCGTTGCAATTCGAGGTGGTGCAGTTCCGATTGGAATCGGAGTACGGCGCCGCGTCGCGGTTGGAAGAGGTCCCGTGGAAAACGTTGCGATGGATTTCCCCGACGGTTTCCGCCGAAATGCTGGTGGCGGCGACCATCCCGACCGGGGTGCGCGTGGCGCTCGACAGCGCCAAGCGGCGGGCCCTGTTGTTTCCGAGCGAGTGGACGTGCGATTATTTTGTGCAGAAGAACCCGACGATCCCGATTTCCGCGCTGCCCTTTCGTGAGGAGAGCGATAACAAAGGGACTTCTCTTTGACGCGTTGGCAAACTTCGCCTAGCATCGGGCCATGACGCATACGGTGACTTTGATTCCGGGGGACGGTATCGGGCCTGAGATCGCCGACGCTGTGCAGAAGGTTTTGGCGGCGGCGGGGGCGCCGGTGCAATGGGACTTCCAGCCGCTGAATGAAATTATCCTCACGGAAACGAAAGGGGTGCCGCCGGCGGCGGTGCTTGATTCGATTCGGCATAATCGCATTGCTTTGAAGGGGCCGCTCATGACGCCGGTGGGCACGGGCTACACGAGCCTGAATCTGGTGTTGCGCAAGACGTTCGATTTGTATGCGAACGTGCGGCCTGCGAAAACCCGTCCCGGCGTCCGGTCGCGCTATGACAACGTCGATATCATCGTTGTCCGCGAGAATACTGAGGGTGAGTACTCGGGGCTGGAGCATGAGGTGGTGCCGGGGGTGGTGGAATCGCTGAAGGTGATCACGCGGAAGGCGTCGGACCGCATCGCGCGTTACGCGTTCGAGTTGGCCCGCGCGCAGAAGCGGAAGAAAGTCACAGCGGTCCACAAGGCGAACATCATGAAGCGGAGCGATGGGCTGTTTCTGGAGTGCTGCCGCGCGGTGGCGCAGCAGTTTCCCGAGATTCCCTACGACGAGATGATCGTGGATAACACCTGCATGCAGCTTGTGCTACGGCCGGAAAGATTTGATGTCATGGTCCTGCCGAATTTGTACGGCGACATCGTGAGCGACCTCTGCTCGGGCCTCATCGGCGGCCTTGGCGTGGCGCCGAGCGGGAATATCGGCGAGCACGGCGCGATTTTTGAAGCGGTGCACGGCAGCGCGCCCGACATCGCGGGAAAAGGCGTGGCGAATCCGACCGCGTTGCTGCTTTCCGCGGTGATGATGCTGCGGCATCTTGGCGAGATGGAGATCGCCGCGCGCGTGGAAGACGCAGTGCAGAAGGTCTTGCGGGAAGGGCAGCACGTTACCGGTGACCTCGGCGGCAAGGCCGGGACGGTGGAGATGACGGAGGCGATTATCGCGGCGCTCTAGCGACGGGTTCCTGCATTCGCGTCATGCAACTGTGCCGCTTGCGTTAATATTGTAGACCGACCCCTTTACAGCGGCGAGTTCGGTGCCAACAGGCAAGGCCCCCGATGCCAATTACCAATAGCATCAACGCGCTCGGTTCGGGGACGGCCTGAGTGGAAAACGAGATCGCGTCCAGAAGCATGAGGCCGTTACCGAAGTTGGTTAGCATCGAAAAGCTAATTTCCTCCTCCGAGTTGGCAAACGCGGAAATGTCGCACCCATAGAAGTTGCCACCAAGTGGCACGATGGGCGTGTTCACACCGCCCACGGCGACGGCGACATCGCTGGGAACGTTTGTAAAGGTCAACTGAATCGTGGCTTCAAACTGGACCGACTTAACGCCAGCCGGGATCAGACCTGTTTGGGCAATGCTGGCTGGCTGTGCTCCTTGATTTTGGGTGCCACCCGCTTGGAGAATGGCGGAGTAGAGCCCTTGGAGGGGCTGAAATTGCGCACCGAACGCTGGGGACAGATAGTTTGGTGCCAAAATGCCCAAATTAGCGTTCCCCAGCGTAATAGAGTTCTCACCGATTGTTGTGAGTTGATTTGTCCCAATGTATGCCGACCAACCAGGAAGGCCGTTTGTGACTGACACAGCCGCAGTCTGGTTGATGGGCAAAACAGGCACATTTGCCCCTTCAAAATCGAGATTTTGAAACGTCTGAGCCAATAGGCTGGGCGCACAACTGAGACACAACAGTAGATAACAGACGATCCCTTTTTTCATCCCAGACCTCACAACCCACGATACTCCTTGCCCGCTTGCTTTACAAGCTGAACTGGACTGATGGAGCCGCGCCATATATCGGAAAGCGATGTTTTTCACTGGACTTGCGAGGTGGGGCGGAGTAAGATTGGGACGGTTCTTTGAAAAACTAATGTTGATCTGCCGGTGTCCACATTCGGCGCTTCATAGAAGCGCCGCTACACCAGAGGAAGGCGCTGAAAAATACCGTTTCTGCGAAACGAACCCACCAGTTAACAGGTTGATGCGCAATGAGAAGCGAGGATGGTCTTCAATCGGCACACTGTAATTTGCACGCTCCAAAAAGAGGCGGGGTTGCCGCGGAAAATGTGGGCGTTTGCGACCTCGGCACTCACTGGTCGCGTCTTCACTGCGTTACGGCTCATGCGGCCAGTGCCGCATTCGGCTACGCCTTCTTGGGGCAGCAGTGGAGGATGTCGTAGGGTTTGACGTCCTTGGGACTTGGGCCGGTGACGAGGTAGATGGCATCGGTCAATTTCTCGACGCTGCGGTGGTAATCCCAGCGGAGCATGGCGGTGTGCTGGACGACAAAGCGCGGGTCGTCGTCGCGGAAGCAGGAGACGCAACTCGGGTCGGGCAGGCCGACAAGAAATTCGTCCGTGCTGAGGTTGTGCGCAGTCGTGTTATAGAAATCCTCGAAGAGGATGAACGACGCGCTGAAGGCGTGGTCAACGTAGCTGATCGCCTGTGTCTGGCTGTCCTCATTGCGCAGGCCGCGGGGCGCGACGGGCGAGATGCTGTAGAGATTGTCGAGTAGATCTTCCATGATTTCGTTGAGCGAATCCCGCGACCAGTTTTTCAACCGTTCCGAGTTCACCCCGTAGGTGAAGACGGAGCCCTGGACGACCGCGCCGATGCCGATGCCGGGCCACAAGGGCGCCCGGTGCGCCGGCAGATTGCGCGAGGCTGTCCGAAAAATCTTTGGGAACAACAGCGGCTTGATTTGCTTGTAGCTTTTCAAGTCGGGCACATCGTCGCCGCAGTAGTCGAGCAGGTTGATGTGCGACTCGATCAAATCGTCCATGCGGTGCGGTTCGAGCAGGTAATGATGATAGAGGTGCTCGAGCAACACGGTCTGCCCATCCGCAAGCGTCAATGCCAGGCCTTCAGGTGAGCGGATCGCCAGTTGCGGGCGCTGGTGTTTTAGCAGGCTGAAGTAATAGTTGGTGAAACTGGCCGTGTCGAGGTGCGGTTCGTCGTGCAGTTCCAGCGAGCCGATGATCTCCTCGAGTTCATCGTCGTCGACGCCGGCATCGCTGCTGCGGCAGCGGTAGAGACAGCGGACCTGGACGCGGCCGCGGCTGAAGATCCAGACGCGTGTATGGCCGAAATCAGCGAGGTGATCATCGTCTTTCGGTTCGGCGCGCGTGTAGGTCATGTACGCCAGCGTGGAACCGCTGCGGGAGCCGCGTTGGATGACGGGCTCCTCGATCTGGGGCCAGGTGCGCTTTTCGCAGTCGATGAGCGATTGCAACGCGCGATCCGGGCGCATCGATTCGGGCGTTTGTTTTTCAAACTGGCAGGCCTCCATCTTCAGGTACCCGCCAGTGGTCAAACTGGCGAGGCTGACGTGCGGGGAGCCCTCATGGGTCAGAGGCAGCCACCCATCGGGATAAATGACCGTATAGTTTTTTTCCGGGTCGCTGTACTCTGGCATGGCCAAATGTAAAGCAGCCACCTTGCCAAGCTCGAAACGACGGTGGCCATTCGCAGAATTGGGCTTTCGGCCTGTCTGGAAAGAGTTGAGAGACAGAATTGAACGTCTTCCGAAACGAATAAAATGCTGTAGTTTTGAGGATTGATTCAGTTCCGGTAATTGCGTAGGCTGGTCCGGTCATGAGCAAGGTCATTCGCGGCAAGGCATACGTGGTGCGGGACAATATTGACACCGACCAGATCATTCCGGCGCAGTATTTGAACCTCGTGCCGACGATTCCCGAGGAATACGTGAAGCTCGGCAGCTTCGCGTTGTGCGGGCTACCGAAGGATCAGTACCCGACCCGTTTCATTCCCGAAGGCGAGACACAGACACCGTACACGATTGTCATCGGCGGGCGCAATTTCGGCTGCGGCAGTTCGCGCGAGCACGCGCCGATCGCGCTCGGCGCGGCGGGCTGCGAGGCGGTGGTGGCGGAAAGTTTTGCGCGCATTTTCTTCCGTAACAGCGTGGCGACGGGCGAACTTTACCCGGTGGAAGCGACGGCGCGGATTTGTGAGACGGTGAAGACGGGCGACGAGGTGGAACTCGACCTGGACGGGAACACGTTGAAGGTCCTCAAGACGTCGAACGTTCTTGCGACGAAGCCGCTCGGTGAGGCGCGGCCGGTGATCGACGCCGGCGGTTTGTTCGACTTCGCGCGCAAGAGCGGCATGATCAAGGCGCAGGGCAACCACTCCAAGGTGACCGAGGAGTTGGCCGCGAACGAGCCGGCCGACGATTAGTCGGAATAGCTGTTGACTCATCGTCGGAAGGGCGGGCACAGTGAACATCGAATACGGAGGCGCACGCCACTTTGCGAAGCTTCAACCTGGTTGTTATCGGGGTTTTCCTGGCCGTCGGCTCGCTGTTCGCATCCGAAGTGAAGCTGAAGGACGGCACTGTTTATGATGACGTGAAGATTGTGGCGCGCGATGGCTACAGCATCCGAATCGCCATGCCGCAGGGCGAGGTCAAGCTGCCCCTCGCATCAATCGAAAGCATCGACGGCGTTGAAGTCGTCCCAACCGAACAGCCGACCCCGCAGAAACCGTCCCTGCCTCTCGGACCGGCGCCTTACGTTCATCGCTGGAGAATGGATGTTTTTCTCGTGTTCCTCAGTGTGGCCACGATGGGGTGGATCGCAGCGCTGGTTTGGGTACAGCATGACGTGAAGGGAATGCCCGAGACGGTCCGCCGCGTCAACGCGAGCGTGCTTTTGCTCCCGTTCGCCGGGTTCCTGATGTATTTGGGGAAGCGTCGGCATCGTTTACGCGATGGTGAGGCACCCCGGACACTTACCGGCCGCGTGGCCGGTTTGAAGTCGGACGAGGCCCCAAAGAAGCGGGGACTGTTTGGCGGGCGGACAAAGATCGCCGCGACGCTTGGGGCCAAGAAACAGCGTGTCGGGATGGAGTTTCTCGATGTGGATGGCAATCCGATTGCGATCCGCAAGGACATGCCGGAAATGACCGGCATCGAGGCGGCGCGCGAGGTGTTGGAGGATGCCATCAGCGAGCGCGCCAGCGACATTCACATCGAGCCACAGGCCGACGGGTGCCGTGTCCGCTTCCGCATCGACGGCGCACTGCAGGAGCGGTTAACATTTACCAGGGCGGACGGGCTGCGTGTGGTCGCGGCGCTGAAGACCCTGGCGCAGATTGATGTGGCGGAGAAACGGAGAGCGCAGGACGGCCGATTTCGCGTGCGCACGGGAGCGAGCGAGGTGGATTTCCGCGCGGCGACGACCAGTGCGATTCACGGCGAGAAGATGGTGCTGCGCATCCTGGACCGTAAGAGCGGGGTGTTGGGCCTCGGCGACCTCGGAATGCGCCCGGACATGATGGAGCGCTTCGACCGCGTGATTCACTCGCGTAACGGCATTATCCTCGCGACCGGCCCGACCGGGTCGGGCAAGACATCGACGCTGTACGCGGCGCTGAGCCGGCTCGACCGAAAACGGTTGAACATCATGAGCATCGAAGACCCTGTGGAGTACGAACTGGAGGGGGCGACGCAAATTCCGGTCAACGTGAAAGCGGGTGTCAGCTACGAAGCGGGGCTCCGTTCGATTCTGCGGCAGGATCCGGACGTGATTTTTGTGGGAGAGATGCGCGACGCGGAGGCGGCCAAGATCACGGTCCGCGCCGCGTTGACGGGACACCTGGTATTCAGCTCGCTACACGCGAAGAACGCGGTGGGGACGATCGCGCGTTTGGAAGAGATTGGCGTGGAGCGCTACCAGATTTCCTCGGCGCTGCTGCTGGTCGTGGCCCAGCGGCTGGTGCGTGTGTTGTGCAAGAAATGCAGCGTGGCATATCCGGCAACGGGACATGAATTGGATGAGATCGGTTTGGATTTCGAGCCGGGAAGCCCCCTTTATCGCGCGGTGGGTTGCGAGGCGTGCGATGAGACCGGCTATCGGGGCCGCACCGGTATTTTCGAGATGCTTGTACTGGACGAGGAGTTGCGCAAGGCGTTGAACGAGGGTGCCAACGAGCAGGTACTGACCAAGCTGGCTGCCGGGAAGGGCCTACGGTCCTACTACTGTGATGGCGCTGAAAAAATTTTGCTGGGCATCACGTCGGTGGAGGAAGTGATGCAAGCGAGCTGATTATGGCGGAAACCATCCCACTGATCCTCAGCATTGGCGCGATGGCGTTAATCCTGACATTGGCATGGGGGGGAGCGGTCGTATTCGGTGTGTTCTACGAATTGACCAGTGCCGTGCTGTTGTTCTTTGCGATGATGGTGACGCTGCGATACTGGTACGAGGCGACGCGCTGGGTGGAATCGGTGATGCCGGGGGCGGGCGCCTATGGCGCATTCGGGGCGTATTGGGCGGTGTTTTTGGTGGGGTGCCTGCCGTTGATCCTGGTGCTCAATCGTCTCACGCAAGATGCGGTGCCGCGCTACCCGAAGATCCTCGATTGGGTCCTGGGATTCGTTTTTGGTTTCATCGCCGCCACGATCCTGGTTTGCTGCGTGATGACGAGCCTGTCGGTCGTTGTCCCCAAAATCTGGGAGCCGTATAATCGCGACGCCTTGACAGTGCCGTTTGATCGATACCCGATCGCGGTTTATCGGTACATCGAGGATGCGGTGGGAGTCAAAGCGAACGATCCGGGGCACACGCGGTTCCCCACCTTTGAAAAGAAGGACGGGGACGACTTTCAAAAATACTGGCAATGAAGGTTGGTCGCAAGCTCCCGCAGTTCAATCCTTGATCAGGAACCGGGAGATAAAGAAAAGAATCGCGACGACGATGATCGCCATCGCCACCCAGTTGTTCTTTGCCCAGGCAACGAGGCCCCCGAGCACTTCGGGCGACTCCGCGGCGGGTGGCGGCGCGGGCGATGGCGCGGGTGGAGCCCTGGATGCCTCGACGGTATTCGTCGGGGTCGTTAGCTCGGGTGGGTGCGCTTTCAGCGTTGTGAGCCTCTGTTTTACGGCATCGCGTTGACTCACGGCGAAATCAAATTGGTTCTGGGCGGCATTGAGTTCACTGCGGGCCTGATCAACGGCGATGTGGGCCTGGGTGGTTGACAGCGAGTTGCGATCCGTGGCCTGCGCCAGCGTTGCCTCGGCCGAGCGCAGTGCCTGACGAGCCCGATCCACCCGATCCCGAGCAGACGAGACCTCACCCACCAATTGCCGTTGTTGACGGTCGAGCGAATTCGTGGCCGATTGATAAGCGGACACCAGTAACGGTCGTGCCGCCGAAGCCAGCTCCGGCTGTCTTTCCATGCGAACGACGAACTGGAGCCGTTGGACAGCCGTCTCGAATCGGCGTTGGGCCATGAGTTCGCGGGATTCTTGCAGCAACTGCTGGCCCCACGCGCGCTCCATCTGCGGCGCAACCTCCGCGGCAGGCGACCATCGGCCACGAAACTTGACGTTTCCGGCGGCCACCAGATCGCGCTCCGCCTTCCACCCAACGATGCGCTCGGTCACGTTCGACGCGTAGGGCGAGTTCGGGTGTTCCTTCAGGAACGCGCCGAAGACGTCGCTGATGACCTGGTCGTAGTACTCAACCCTGTAGCTGTCGCTCGGGCTAAGTTGATACTTCTGCAGGTTTTCGTAGTCACGCGCTATCTGATGCTCGGCCCGTTGCTCGGGCGTCCAGCGGATGACCGCGGCAATGTCCGCCCTGTCGACGCGGCGTGTTTGCGTGATCGTCCCGCCGGCGAACTCCAGCAGGATCGAAAGCGACGAAGCGTCCTCGGACACGATCTCACCCTCGAGCGCCGTGCCGTCCTTGAGTTTGACGGTGTCGGCCCGGGCGTAAAGTCCGGCCAGCAACCACACGGCCAATATCAAGCAGTAGCAGGTCCGCATTGAGTCCTCATTGGGCGCGACGAATCTGGATCGAGACGTACTGGCTGCGCGGGATGCTGAACTTTTTCACCTCGACCGTCACCGCATCGGCCATCTGGCGGGCGAGAATTGCCCCGGCGATTTCATGGGCGACCGCCTCGACCAATTTGCGCGGCCGTTCCGTGACCAACTGGCGGACCAGGTCCGCGACGATATCGTAGCGGCTCGTAGCGGCTTCGGCATCCTGACGCCCCGCTTCTGTGAGGTCGCGTTCCATCTCCACCGTGATGAGCAATCTCTGGGCCTGTGCGCGCTCGGATTCCGTGACGCCGATGTGCGCGTCCACCTCGAGATCCTTGATGACGATCTTATCCACGCACGACCTCGGGCTTGGCGAGGAATTGTTGCAACTCACCGAGATGCTCACAGATGAGGTCGGGTCCCATCGCGCGCAGTTTCTCGAGGGAATTGTAGCCCGTCAACACCGCGCAGGTGTGGATGCCGCCCGCCTGACCGGCCTCGATATCGTGTTCCATGTCGCCGACAAACATCGTCTCGTCGCGGTCGAGGTGGTTCTCGTCGAGGATGTGGTGGATCGTCGATGTCTTGTCGACAATGCCAATGTATGGCTTGGTAATGAAAGATTTGATACCGAAAAGATCCCCCAACGTTTCGTAGGTGTGGGGATCGACCGTGCTGGCGATGTACACGCCCATGCGCCGTTCCTTGCAGAAGCGCAAAAACTCCTGCGTGTGCGGCAGGACGGTGATGGCGGCGTGGTGTTTTGGATATTCTGCCAGAAAAATCTCTTCCAGTTTCGCCTGCGGTATGTGGGAGACGCGCGTCTCGTAGAACTTGCGAACCGGCAGGCAAAACTCCGCGCGGAACTGCGGCAGGGACATCGCCGGCAAACCACAGAACGCGAGCACGTGGTTCGTGGTCCTCACCACCGGCAGCAAATCATCGAC is part of the Verrucomicrobiia bacterium genome and encodes:
- a CDS encoding ATP-binding cassette domain-containing protein gives rise to the protein MATPAPALISANGLVLAYGAAPLLEEVTLSVAPGEKVGLVGRNGCGKTSLLKILAGEVTADAGEISRRRGLRVGYLPQEFELDGNRTVRQNIEDGAADLLDWIARYEAGTGSDDELAELLHQIEGADGWNLSSRINASTTALGAPPLDALVGPLSGGEKRRVALCRALAAQPDLLLLDEPTNHLDAESIRWLEEFLQRFAGAVIFVTHDRYFLDVIATRIIELDGGRCYSHPGNYTAYLESKAIRQQIAEQSERRRQRFLRIELEWVRAGVRAQRSKSHHRLDAFYQVAGLEAPPEEREMDLLIPPAPKLGNIAVDLEDAGAKVGERWLFRNLTFQLKPGQCTGVVGRNGVGKTTLLRLCLGERLPDGGSVVIGKKVVFNYIDQARMQLTDTNTVLSEVAGGSDMVVFGSQTMSARSYLRRFLFADDRMNEPVEHLSGGERARLMLAKVLKRGGNVIVLDEPTNDLDLPSLRMLEEALADFEGSVLVVSHDRYFLDRICDQIVAFEDGGSVFVQPGNYSYYLEKRQQRERAPARIAELIATATQPPRPRKLSFKEQRELEGMEAAVLAAEARMAKLERTLNEPGFYVTRAKEAPAFVAELASAKAEVSRLYARWAELDQVGKGLA
- a CDS encoding peptide chain release factor 3 translates to MTDLSQEIARRRTFAIISHPDAGKTTLTEKLLLYGGAVQLAGSVTQRRQQRATTSDWMELERQRGISISSTVLQFEYENYYINLLDTPGHQDFSEDTYRVLTAVDAAVMVIDAGKGIEPQTRKLFAVCRQRGVPIFTFMNKLDRPARGPLALLDELENVLGIHACAMNWPLGNGVAFKGVFDRARQQVHLFERTAGGMYRAPVSVRDLADPQVRAVLSDKDYQEVVHELELLDGAGAVFDAAAVAAGRLTPVFFGSAVNNFGVQLLLDDFLEHASAPTPRRSGERWIAPEEAAFSGFIFKIQANMDPRHRDRIAFVRVVSGKFERDMMAIHTRTGKKVRLGSSHKLFGRERETVNEAYPGDVIGLVGHDEFGIGDTLSTDPTIQYDEIPQFTPECFAYLRNPSPAHFKRFRAGLAQLLQERVVQSFELPDAAEKVPLLAAVGPLQFEVVQFRLESEYGAASRLEEVPWKTLRWISPTVSAEMLVAATIPTGVRVALDSAKRRALLFPSEWTCDYFVQKNPTIPISALPFREESDNKGTSL
- a CDS encoding isocitrate dehydrogenase (NAD(+)), producing MTHTVTLIPGDGIGPEIADAVQKVLAAAGAPVQWDFQPLNEIILTETKGVPPAAVLDSIRHNRIALKGPLMTPVGTGYTSLNLVLRKTFDLYANVRPAKTRPGVRSRYDNVDIIVVRENTEGEYSGLEHEVVPGVVESLKVITRKASDRIARYAFELARAQKRKKVTAVHKANIMKRSDGLFLECCRAVAQQFPEIPYDEMIVDNTCMQLVLRPERFDVMVLPNLYGDIVSDLCSGLIGGLGVAPSGNIGEHGAIFEAVHGSAPDIAGKGVANPTALLLSAVMMLRHLGEMEIAARVEDAVQKVLREGQHVTGDLGGKAGTVEMTEAIIAAL
- a CDS encoding PEP-CTERM sorting domain-containing protein is translated as MKKGIVCYLLLCLSCAPSLLAQTFQNLDFEGANVPVLPINQTAAVSVTNGLPGWSAYIGTNQLTTIGENSITLGNANLGILAPNYLSPAFGAQFQPLQGLYSAILQAGGTQNQGAQPASIAQTGLIPAGVKSVQFEATIQLTFTNVPSDVAVAVGGVNTPIVPLGGNFYGCDISAFANSEEEISFSMLTNFGNGLMLLDAISFSTQAVPEPSALMLLVIGIGGLACWHRTRRCKGVGLQY
- a CDS encoding 3-isopropylmalate dehydratase, which encodes MSKVIRGKAYVVRDNIDTDQIIPAQYLNLVPTIPEEYVKLGSFALCGLPKDQYPTRFIPEGETQTPYTIVIGGRNFGCGSSREHAPIALGAAGCEAVVAESFARIFFRNSVATGELYPVEATARICETVKTGDEVELDLDGNTLKVLKTSNVLATKPLGEARPVIDAGGLFDFARKSGMIKAQGNHSKVTEELAANEPADD
- a CDS encoding GspE/PulE family protein, with product MRSFNLVVIGVFLAVGSLFASEVKLKDGTVYDDVKIVARDGYSIRIAMPQGEVKLPLASIESIDGVEVVPTEQPTPQKPSLPLGPAPYVHRWRMDVFLVFLSVATMGWIAALVWVQHDVKGMPETVRRVNASVLLLPFAGFLMYLGKRRHRLRDGEAPRTLTGRVAGLKSDEAPKKRGLFGGRTKIAATLGAKKQRVGMEFLDVDGNPIAIRKDMPEMTGIEAAREVLEDAISERASDIHIEPQADGCRVRFRIDGALQERLTFTRADGLRVVAALKTLAQIDVAEKRRAQDGRFRVRTGASEVDFRAATTSAIHGEKMVLRILDRKSGVLGLGDLGMRPDMMERFDRVIHSRNGIILATGPTGSGKTSTLYAALSRLDRKRLNIMSIEDPVEYELEGATQIPVNVKAGVSYEAGLRSILRQDPDVIFVGEMRDAEAAKITVRAALTGHLVFSSLHAKNAVGTIARLEEIGVERYQISSALLLVVAQRLVRVLCKKCSVAYPATGHELDEIGLDFEPGSPLYRAVGCEACDETGYRGRTGIFEMLVLDEELRKALNEGANEQVLTKLAAGKGLRSYYCDGAEKILLGITSVEEVMQAS
- a CDS encoding CvpA family protein, producing MAETIPLILSIGAMALILTLAWGGAVVFGVFYELTSAVLLFFAMMVTLRYWYEATRWVESVMPGAGAYGAFGAYWAVFLVGCLPLILVLNRLTQDAVPRYPKILDWVLGFVFGFIAATILVCCVMTSLSVVVPKIWEPYNRDALTVPFDRYPIAVYRYIEDAVGVKANDPGHTRFPTFEKKDGDDFQKYWQ
- the folB gene encoding dihydroneopterin aldolase, whose product is MDKIVIKDLEVDAHIGVTESERAQAQRLLITVEMERDLTEAGRQDAEAATSRYDIVADLVRQLVTERPRKLVEAVAHEIAGAILARQMADAVTVEVKKFSIPRSQYVSIQIRRAQ